In Bacillus cytotoxicus NVH 391-98, the following are encoded in one genomic region:
- a CDS encoding sporulation YhaL family protein produces the protein METLPWWIYLVIIGIVVSGYMVLYTSKKEQEIDNEFIEKEGEVYMKRLEEERERRNQESDKDSVLL, from the coding sequence GTGGAAACTTTACCATGGTGGATTTATCTTGTTATTATTGGGATTGTTGTAAGTGGCTATATGGTTTTATATACTTCCAAAAAAGAGCAAGAAATAGATAATGAATTCATCGAAAAAGAAGGCGAAGTATATATGAAGCGTTTAGAAGAAGAGCGTGAGAGACGTAATCAAGAAAGTGATAAGGATTCTGTGTTACTATAA
- a CDS encoding glycerol-3-phosphate responsive antiterminator, with product MEFHEQKILPAVRQIKDLEKLVHSSYEYIVILDIHIGQLKSVVKLAKQYEKKVFLHVDLIHGLQSDGHATEFLCQEYKPYGLLSTKASVIMKAKQKGVVAIQRIFLIDSSAMEKSCHLLGKTKPDYIEVLPGALTDMIAEVRDRTGIPILAGGFIRTVADVERALEAGATAITTSKKELWKHFQKK from the coding sequence ATGGAATTTCATGAACAAAAAATTTTACCAGCAGTAAGGCAAATTAAAGATTTAGAAAAGCTTGTGCATAGTTCTTATGAGTATATTGTCATTTTAGATATTCATATTGGACAATTGAAAAGTGTTGTGAAACTAGCGAAGCAATATGAGAAAAAGGTATTTTTACATGTTGATTTAATTCATGGATTGCAAAGCGATGGTCATGCGACAGAGTTTTTATGTCAAGAGTATAAGCCGTACGGGCTTTTATCGACGAAGGCAAGTGTGATTATGAAGGCGAAGCAAAAAGGCGTTGTAGCAATTCAGCGCATCTTTTTAATCGATTCAAGTGCGATGGAAAAAAGCTGTCATTTGTTAGGAAAAACAAAACCGGATTATATCGAAGTGCTTCCAGGGGCTTTAACAGATATGATTGCAGAAGTAAGAGACCGCACCGGAATCCCGATTTTAGCCGGTGGTTTTATTCGTACAGTAGCTGATGTGGAAAGAGCTTTAGAGGCTGGTGCGACAGCGATCACAACATCGAAAAAAGAACTATGGAAACATTTCCAAAAAAAGTGA
- a CDS encoding MIP/aquaporin family protein produces MSAFLGELIGTALLIVLGGGVCAGVSLKKSFAKDSGWIVITMGWGLAVAVAAYAVGSISGAHLNPALTIGLAFKGTFPWSDVPGYIVAQMIGAIIGAVIVYLHYLPHWKETEDPGAKLGVFATGPAIPNTFANLLSEMIGTFVLVFGILAIGANKFADGLNPFIVGFLIVSIGLSLGGTTGYAINPARDLGPRIAHFFLPIAGKGGSNWKYAWIPVVGPILGGSLAGVFHQVVFEEKQNAALIYVVIATVIILALSYIAGKKNRNDTNSRKVA; encoded by the coding sequence ATGTCAGCATTTTTAGGAGAGTTAATAGGGACAGCGTTATTAATCGTTCTTGGTGGCGGTGTTTGTGCTGGTGTAAGTTTAAAGAAATCGTTTGCTAAGGATTCTGGCTGGATTGTAATTACAATGGGGTGGGGCTTAGCCGTTGCAGTAGCAGCATATGCTGTTGGATCTATTAGTGGAGCACATTTGAACCCTGCCTTAACAATAGGACTAGCGTTTAAGGGAACGTTCCCATGGAGCGATGTTCCAGGATATATCGTAGCACAAATGATTGGGGCAATAATCGGTGCTGTTATCGTATATTTACATTACTTACCACATTGGAAAGAAACGGAAGATCCAGGGGCAAAGTTAGGTGTGTTTGCAACAGGACCAGCAATTCCAAACACATTTGCAAACCTTCTAAGTGAAATGATTGGTACATTCGTTTTAGTATTTGGTATATTAGCAATTGGTGCAAATAAATTTGCAGATGGCTTAAACCCATTTATCGTAGGATTCTTAATTGTAAGTATTGGTTTATCATTAGGTGGAACAACGGGATATGCGATTAACCCAGCGCGTGATTTGGGACCTCGTATTGCACATTTCTTTCTTCCAATTGCAGGAAAAGGCGGATCGAATTGGAAGTATGCATGGATTCCAGTTGTAGGCCCGATTTTAGGCGGATCACTTGCAGGTGTATTTCATCAAGTTGTATTTGAAGAAAAGCAAAATGCAGCACTTATATATGTGGTGATTGCAACGGTTATTATACTAGCACTTTCTTATATAGCAGGTAAAAAGAATAGAAACGATACAAATAGTAGAAAAGTAGCATAA
- the glpK gene encoding glycerol kinase GlpK, producing the protein METYILSLDQGTTSSRAILFNKKGEIVHSAQKEFTQYFPKPGWVEHNAQEIWGSILAVIATCLSEADVKPEQIAGIGITNQRETAVVWEKATGKPVYNAIVWQSRQTAEICEELKEKGYGDMVREKTGLLIDAYFSGTKVKWILDNVEGAREKAERGELLFGTIDTWLVWKLSGGKAHVTDYSNASRTLMFNIHDLKWDDELLEILTVPKSMLPEVRPSSEVYGHTVDYHFFSQNVPIAGVAGDQQAALFGQACFSEGMAKNTYGTGCFMLMNTGETAVNSNHGLLTTIAWGLNGKVNYALEGSIFVAGSAIQWLRDGMRMVNDASESEEYASRVESTDGVYVVPAFVGLGTPYWDSEVRGAVFGVTRGTTKEHFIRATLESLGYQTRDVLCAMEADSGIELKTLRVDGGAVKNNFLMQFQSDMLQVPVERPMISETTALGAAYLAGLAVGYWESQEEIKAQWDMDRSFTPEMEKERSEELYSGWKKAIEATKAFK; encoded by the coding sequence ATGGAAACATATATTCTTTCATTAGATCAAGGTACAACAAGTTCACGTGCCATTCTGTTTAATAAAAAAGGAGAAATTGTTCATTCTGCTCAAAAAGAATTTACACAATATTTTCCAAAGCCAGGTTGGGTAGAACATAATGCACAAGAGATTTGGGGGTCCATTCTAGCGGTTATCGCAACTTGCTTAAGTGAAGCGGATGTGAAGCCAGAACAAATCGCTGGTATTGGGATTACAAACCAACGTGAAACAGCAGTTGTTTGGGAGAAAGCAACCGGGAAACCAGTTTATAATGCAATTGTATGGCAATCTCGTCAAACAGCTGAAATTTGTGAAGAGTTAAAAGAAAAAGGCTATGGCGATATGGTTCGCGAAAAAACAGGTCTTTTAATTGATGCATATTTCTCAGGTACGAAAGTAAAGTGGATTTTAGATAACGTTGAAGGTGCAAGAGAAAAAGCAGAGCGCGGTGAATTATTATTCGGTACAATTGATACATGGCTTGTATGGAAATTGTCTGGTGGTAAAGCACACGTAACAGATTATTCAAATGCATCACGCACATTAATGTTCAATATTCATGACTTAAAATGGGATGATGAATTATTAGAAATACTAACAGTACCAAAGAGCATGTTACCAGAAGTACGTCCATCATCTGAAGTATACGGTCATACAGTTGATTATCATTTCTTCTCTCAAAATGTACCGATTGCTGGTGTGGCAGGTGACCAACAAGCAGCGTTATTTGGGCAAGCGTGCTTCAGTGAAGGGATGGCGAAAAACACATACGGAACAGGTTGCTTCATGTTAATGAATACAGGTGAAACAGCAGTTAACTCTAATCACGGTCTATTAACAACAATTGCGTGGGGGTTAAATGGTAAAGTAAATTATGCATTAGAAGGAAGTATTTTCGTAGCTGGTTCAGCAATCCAGTGGTTACGAGATGGCATGCGTATGGTTAATGATGCAAGTGAGAGTGAGGAGTATGCATCACGCGTGGAATCAACGGACGGTGTATACGTTGTACCAGCATTTGTAGGACTTGGAACGCCGTATTGGGACAGTGAAGTACGCGGAGCTGTGTTTGGTGTAACGCGCGGTACAACGAAAGAGCACTTCATTCGTGCAACATTAGAATCATTAGGATATCAAACAAGAGATGTATTATGTGCAATGGAAGCAGATTCTGGCATTGAGTTGAAAACGTTACGCGTTGATGGCGGTGCAGTGAAAAATAACTTCTTAATGCAGTTCCAAAGCGATATGTTACAGGTTCCTGTAGAGCGTCCAATGATTAGTGAAACGACAGCTTTAGGGGCTGCATATTTAGCAGGTCTAGCTGTTGGATATTGGGAAAGTCAAGAAGAAATTAAAGCGCAGTGGGATATGGATCGAAGCTTTACACCAGAAATGGAGAAAGAAAGAAGCGAAGAGCTCTATTCTGGATGGAAAAAAGCAATTGAAGCAACAAAAGCTTTTAAATAA